The following coding sequences lie in one Pempheris klunzingeri isolate RE-2024b chromosome 13, fPemKlu1.hap1, whole genome shotgun sequence genomic window:
- the LOC139212164 gene encoding probable N-acetyltransferase CML1 yields MASIQIRKYRDDDSEAVKEIFTLGMSEHVPSSFMHLLKQPVTQMVLMCTFCALMTSSKSFLLPILAVTLLLAAARQFVVYMFSRYIDTSLRKDLNNIGETYLKQKDSCFWVAESEGRVVGTVACLPSERAPECLELKRMSVRRSHRGMGIAKALCRTVADFTRDRGYAAVVLYTSVVQTDAQKLYEHMGYEKIREFVVPELVAKIINFTLFEYKLYLQRDEKRD; encoded by the coding sequence ATGGCCAGCATTCAGATCAGGAAGTACCGGGATGACGACAGCGAGGCAGTGAAGGAGATCTTCACCTTGGGGATGAGTGAGCACGTGCCTTCGTCCTTCATGCACCTTCTGAAACAGCCGGTGACCCAAATGGTCCTCATGTGCACGTTCTGTGCTCTCATGACCAGCTCCAAGTCCTTCCTGCTGCCCATCCTGGCCGTCACCCTCCTCCTGGCCGCGGCCCGGCAGTTTGTCGTCTACATGTTCAGCAGATACATCGACACCTCCCTCAGGAAAGACCTCAACAACATCGGTGAGACCTACCTGAAGCAGAAGGACTCGTGTTTTTGGGTGGCTGAAAGCGAAGGTCGGGTGGTCGGCACGGTGGCTTGTCTCCCCTCAGAGAGAGCGCCTGAGTGCTTGGAGTTGAAACGCATGTCTGTGCGCCGCAGTCACCGCGGGATGGGCATCGCTAAGGCCCTGTGCCGGACAGTGGCTGACTTTACTCGTGACAGGGGTTACGCAGCAGTGGTCCTGTACACCTCTGTGGTGCAGACAGACGCTCAGAAGCTGTATGAGCACATGGGCTACGAGAAGATCCGAGAATTTGTCGTTCCTGAGCTTGTAGCCAAAATCATTAACTTCACCCTGTTTGAGTACAAACTTTATTtacagagagatgagaaaagggACTGA